From the genome of Brevibacterium sp. JSBI002, one region includes:
- a CDS encoding heme-copper oxidase subunit III, translating to MGFIVFLASDLMFFAALFAMYFTVRSVVPELWEARTQILDIPYALGNTLILVSSSFTCQIGVFAAERFRPRRTGSLFNIAKWGMVEWFYLTFALGAIFVSGQVMEYATLVSEGISISSDGYGSVFYLTTGFHGIHVTIGLICFLLVIGRAYGAKKFGHHEATFAICVSYYWHFVDVVWIGLFGIIYLLQ from the coding sequence GTGGGCTTCATCGTGTTCCTCGCGAGCGACCTGATGTTCTTTGCCGCGCTCTTCGCCATGTACTTCACCGTCCGATCCGTTGTTCCGGAGCTGTGGGAGGCGAGGACCCAGATCCTCGACATCCCCTACGCTCTCGGCAACACGTTGATCCTGGTGTCGTCTTCGTTCACCTGCCAGATCGGTGTGTTCGCTGCCGAGCGGTTCCGCCCTCGGCGGACCGGCTCGCTGTTCAACATCGCCAAATGGGGAATGGTCGAGTGGTTCTACCTCACCTTCGCCCTGGGCGCGATCTTCGTCTCCGGTCAGGTCATGGAGTACGCGACCCTCGTCAGCGAGGGCATCTCGATCAGCTCCGACGGCTACGGCTCCGTCTTCTACCTGACCACGGGCTTCCACGGCATTCACGTGACAATCGGACTCATCTGCTTCCTGCTCGTCATCGGACGCGCCTATGGAGCGAAGAAGTTCGGTCACCACGAAGCCACATTCGCAATCTGCGTGTCCTACTACTGGCACTTCGTCGATGTCGTCTGGATCGGTCTGTTCGGCATCATCTACCTGCTCCAGTAG
- the trpD gene encoding anthranilate phosphoribosyltransferase: MTDSTPLTTPAAQASEARTTVPAAAENWPDLLMALMHQQDLDGDQAAWAMDQIMSGKTPDVTMAAFLAAHHTKGETVEEIAGLVAAMMDHAVPLPGLEDSVDIVGTGGDRAKTANISSTAAMIISATGQRVVKHGNRATSSASGSADVLEALGVRFDITPEQTGQIAQEVGLAFCFANVFHPSMQFVAAVRRQINVPTAFNILGPLTNPARARHTAIGVADAQMAPLVVGTLAKRGHQAVVFRSRDGLDELSNTDVNDVWEVRHGEIEHTTFDALDLGIERATKDDLRGGGPNENAAITRAVLDGERSAVRDIVAINAAAALVAADESAVGTFTERLALKLETATETIDNGGGANKLQQLIDVSHRVAETNRS; the protein is encoded by the coding sequence ATGACCGATTCCACGCCCTTGACCACCCCGGCAGCTCAGGCTTCCGAGGCCCGCACCACGGTTCCGGCGGCTGCTGAGAACTGGCCCGACCTGCTCATGGCTCTCATGCACCAGCAGGACCTCGATGGAGACCAGGCGGCTTGGGCGATGGATCAGATCATGTCGGGCAAGACTCCGGATGTGACAATGGCCGCATTTCTCGCAGCACACCACACGAAGGGCGAGACCGTCGAGGAGATCGCCGGCCTCGTGGCGGCGATGATGGACCATGCCGTGCCCCTGCCGGGACTCGAAGACTCCGTCGACATCGTCGGCACCGGAGGCGACCGCGCGAAGACGGCGAACATCTCCTCGACCGCGGCCATGATCATCTCCGCCACCGGGCAGCGGGTCGTCAAGCACGGAAACCGCGCGACATCCTCGGCGTCGGGATCGGCCGATGTACTCGAAGCGCTCGGCGTGCGGTTCGACATCACCCCCGAACAGACCGGTCAGATCGCCCAAGAGGTCGGACTGGCCTTCTGCTTCGCCAACGTGTTCCACCCGTCGATGCAGTTCGTCGCTGCAGTGCGGCGTCAGATCAACGTCCCCACCGCGTTCAATATCCTCGGCCCCCTGACGAACCCGGCTCGGGCCAGGCATACGGCCATCGGCGTCGCCGATGCCCAGATGGCCCCGCTCGTCGTCGGCACGCTGGCCAAGCGCGGGCACCAGGCCGTGGTGTTCCGGTCGCGTGATGGTCTCGACGAGCTGAGCAACACCGATGTCAACGATGTGTGGGAAGTCCGTCACGGCGAGATCGAACACACGACCTTCGACGCCCTCGACCTCGGCATCGAGCGGGCGACGAAGGACGATCTGCGCGGCGGCGGTCCGAATGAGAACGCGGCCATCACGCGCGCAGTCCTCGACGGCGAACGATCGGCAGTGCGCGACATCGTGGCCATCAACGCCGCGGCGGCTCTCGTCGCCGCCGACGAGTCGGCTGTAGGCACCTTCACGGAGCGTTTGGCCCTCAAACTCGAGACTGCGACGGAGACGATCGACAACGGGGGCGGCGCGAACAAGCTCCAACAGCTCATCGACGTCTCACACAGAGTCGCTGAGACGAACCGCTCCTGA
- a CDS encoding DEDD exonuclease domain-containing protein — MTVPFDRAPSALHNTQLSFDSLGTPLSDVTFVIVDLETTGTRAGQSEITEIGAVKTRGGEVIGEFQTLVKPEHSVISPFVARLTGITHAMVDDAPPISSVLPSFLEFSVGAVLVAHNAPFDIGFLRSACERLDYHWPAPTVLDTVTLARRVVGRDEVRNHKLSTLAAHFGTQVEPDHRALSDARATGELLHHLFERFGGYGVTTLEELSTVRQSGWAKRQAKSHLAKDVPPEPGVYMFLDGTRRVLYIGKSGNMARRVRGYFNASENRGRMAEMITAAQEVSCLPCAHALEAEVREIRLIGELAPPYNRRSKNPERNSWIVLSDELFPRLSVVRANSALERSPAPPLGPFRSRKSAQAVKELLDTLYPVKRCTATITQRSLGEHRPCVSAQVGQCGGPCAGINDVDDYRSSIRELFALLGGDLSSLHRLAAERMQRLSGEARFETAAEVRDAMRSAVSTAARAEQVTALRRVPELIAAAPGFDSGWDLAIIRHGKLAGAGHVSTRQAMGDSLSALHSTAEWVPAPGALPQETDSLAEESRLLAGWLETAELVSVTPSGGHGWSLPRQGATSHALSSGAVRLSDSV; from the coding sequence ATGACCGTCCCCTTCGACCGCGCACCCAGCGCACTGCACAACACTCAGCTGTCCTTCGACAGCCTCGGAACTCCCCTGTCCGACGTCACCTTCGTCATCGTCGACCTCGAAACGACAGGCACCCGAGCCGGGCAGTCGGAGATCACCGAGATCGGCGCGGTCAAGACGCGCGGCGGCGAGGTCATCGGCGAGTTCCAGACCCTGGTCAAACCGGAACACTCCGTGATCAGCCCGTTCGTGGCCCGGCTCACCGGCATCACTCATGCGATGGTCGATGATGCACCCCCGATCAGCTCGGTCCTGCCGAGCTTTCTGGAATTCTCCGTCGGTGCGGTGCTGGTGGCACACAACGCGCCCTTCGACATCGGATTCCTCCGCTCGGCCTGCGAACGCCTCGACTACCACTGGCCGGCGCCCACAGTCCTCGATACCGTCACGCTGGCCCGGCGCGTCGTCGGCCGCGACGAAGTGCGCAACCACAAACTCTCGACGCTCGCCGCTCATTTCGGCACTCAGGTCGAGCCCGATCACCGTGCGCTCTCCGACGCACGTGCCACCGGCGAGCTCCTCCACCACCTGTTCGAACGATTCGGCGGCTACGGTGTGACGACGCTGGAGGAGCTGTCGACCGTCAGACAGTCGGGGTGGGCGAAGCGTCAGGCGAAATCCCATCTGGCCAAGGACGTCCCCCCGGAGCCCGGCGTCTACATGTTCCTCGATGGCACTCGCCGTGTGCTCTACATCGGCAAGTCCGGAAATATGGCCAGGCGGGTGCGCGGGTACTTCAACGCCTCGGAGAACCGTGGCCGCATGGCCGAGATGATCACCGCGGCACAGGAGGTCAGCTGCCTGCCCTGCGCCCACGCGCTGGAAGCCGAAGTCCGCGAGATCCGTCTCATCGGAGAGCTGGCGCCGCCGTACAACCGACGGTCGAAGAACCCTGAACGCAATTCGTGGATCGTGCTCAGCGATGAGCTCTTCCCCCGACTGTCGGTGGTTCGGGCGAACTCGGCGCTCGAACGCTCCCCCGCTCCGCCGCTGGGACCGTTCCGGTCACGGAAGTCGGCACAGGCTGTCAAGGAACTCCTCGACACCCTCTACCCGGTCAAGAGGTGCACGGCGACGATCACGCAGCGCAGCCTCGGCGAACATCGTCCCTGTGTGAGTGCGCAGGTGGGTCAGTGCGGCGGTCCCTGCGCTGGGATCAACGATGTCGATGATTATCGGAGTTCGATCCGCGAACTCTTCGCTCTGCTCGGTGGGGACCTGTCCTCACTGCATCGCTTGGCCGCTGAGCGGATGCAGCGACTGTCCGGAGAGGCCCGGTTCGAAACGGCCGCCGAGGTTCGTGACGCAATGCGTTCGGCGGTGTCCACCGCGGCGCGGGCCGAACAGGTCACGGCTCTGCGGAGAGTTCCCGAACTGATTGCGGCGGCCCCCGGTTTCGACTCAGGCTGGGACCTGGCGATCATCCGTCACGGGAAACTCGCCGGTGCCGGCCATGTGTCGACCAGGCAGGCCATGGGAGATTCCCTGTCGGCGCTGCATTCGACGGCCGAATGGGTCCCTGCCCCCGGAGCGCTTCCGCAGGAGACAGACTCGCTTGCGGAGGAGTCGCGACTGCTGGCCGGCTGGCTGGAGACCGCCGAGCTCGTCTCCGTGACTCCCTCAGGCGGTCATGGCTGGTCGCTGCCCCGACAGGGAGCGACCAGCCATGCACTCAGCTCAGGAGCGGTTCGTCTCAGCGACTCTGTGTGA
- a CDS encoding alpha/beta hydrolase: MEIDFTLGADPTAAYRSLDSGSASAVLFLHGLTGSPVSWVPIARAIAAEGIDVSVPQLPGHGTSWQDMDATGWSDWLGEARTELGRLQADHERVVVAGLSMGGALALALAAAEGAPDEIVVVNPALFIDSPFAPLLPVLRHVVRTIPSIGGDIAHPDRDEYAYERTPVAPLATFHRALRTLRDDLWKVTCPVTAMISGEDNVVSPRTLRALRSDLPHPPKIVALRRSRHVATLDFDANTIAEAVLQTVSTEETVVCQSVAGE, translated from the coding sequence ATGGAGATCGATTTCACACTCGGGGCGGATCCGACGGCCGCCTATCGCAGCCTCGACAGCGGTTCAGCGTCGGCGGTTCTCTTTCTGCACGGACTCACCGGTTCGCCCGTCTCCTGGGTGCCGATCGCCCGCGCGATCGCGGCGGAGGGCATCGACGTCAGCGTCCCCCAACTGCCCGGTCACGGCACCTCTTGGCAGGACATGGACGCTACGGGATGGTCCGATTGGCTCGGCGAGGCGCGCACAGAGCTGGGTCGGCTGCAGGCCGACCACGAGCGTGTCGTCGTCGCCGGGCTGTCGATGGGTGGGGCCCTGGCACTTGCCCTGGCGGCGGCAGAGGGCGCACCCGACGAGATCGTCGTGGTCAATCCTGCTCTCTTCATCGACTCTCCCTTCGCTCCCCTGCTGCCGGTGCTCAGGCACGTCGTGCGCACGATTCCGTCGATCGGCGGCGACATCGCCCACCCGGACCGCGATGAGTACGCCTATGAGCGGACGCCGGTGGCGCCTCTGGCGACGTTCCATCGTGCGCTGCGGACACTGCGCGACGATCTGTGGAAAGTCACCTGTCCCGTCACGGCTATGATCTCCGGTGAGGACAACGTCGTGAGTCCGCGAACGCTGCGGGCGCTGCGATCGGACCTTCCGCACCCGCCGAAGATCGTCGCCCTCCGCCGGTCCCGCCATGTGGCGACCCTCGATTTCGATGCGAACACCATCGCCGAGGCAGTCCTGCAGACGGTCTCCACCGAAGAGACCGTGGTCTGTCAGTCCGTGGCCGGGGAATAG
- a CDS encoding lysophospholipid acyltransferase family protein, which yields MFYWFLKRVLAGPILRILFRPWVRGLDNLPSEGPAIIAGNHNHFMDSIFVPLLAPRPVVYLAKKDYFTGRGIKGAVTRWFFKLNNQLPMDRGGGSGSQASLESGLKVLREGNSLGIYPEGTRSPDGKLYRGRTGIARLVLESGAPVVPVAIIGTDKLQPAGRLIPKLRRVGVVFGAPMDFSKYAGLPVDRFMLRSVTDEIMYEIMRLSGQEYVDTYASTVKTKLLTSAKPKKADPPNRDEPKSAGESSSN from the coding sequence GTGTTCTACTGGTTTCTCAAGCGAGTCCTCGCCGGACCCATCCTGCGGATCCTCTTCCGTCCGTGGGTGCGGGGCCTGGACAATCTGCCGTCCGAGGGCCCGGCGATCATCGCAGGAAATCACAACCACTTCATGGACTCGATCTTCGTTCCGCTGCTCGCTCCGCGTCCCGTCGTCTATCTGGCGAAGAAGGACTACTTCACCGGTCGCGGAATCAAGGGTGCGGTGACTCGGTGGTTCTTCAAGCTCAACAATCAGCTCCCAATGGACCGCGGAGGCGGATCGGGATCCCAGGCTTCGCTCGAGTCGGGTCTGAAGGTCCTCCGCGAGGGCAACTCACTGGGCATCTATCCCGAAGGCACTCGTTCGCCCGACGGAAAGCTCTATCGCGGACGCACCGGCATTGCGCGTCTCGTCCTCGAGTCCGGCGCACCTGTGGTTCCCGTGGCGATCATCGGCACGGACAAGCTGCAGCCTGCCGGTCGCCTCATTCCCAAGCTCCGGCGTGTCGGAGTCGTCTTCGGCGCACCGATGGACTTCTCGAAGTATGCGGGTCTTCCCGTCGACCGTTTCATGCTGCGGTCGGTCACCGACGAGATCATGTACGAGATCATGCGCCTGTCCGGGCAGGAATACGTCGACACCTATGCGTCGACGGTCAAGACCAAGCTGCTGACGAGCGCAAAGCCGAAGAAGGCGGATCCTCCGAACCGGGACGAGCCGAAATCTGCCGGCGAAAGCTCGTCGAACTAG